Proteins from a single region of Belliella baltica DSM 15883:
- a CDS encoding SdpI family protein — protein MNKFLVAILVLNIVTTLIVILIYFVRPKTINPIIGYRTKLSMKNQVNWDVSQNYFFMNWIFILPIIYLTQILMLIGEIPFKFIGYIVFSEFIVFTPALTFATERKLI, from the coding sequence ATGAATAAATTTCTAGTTGCAATATTGGTGCTAAACATTGTCACTACTTTAATAGTCATTCTTATCTATTTTGTTAGGCCAAAGACTATAAATCCAATTATTGGCTATAGGACTAAATTGTCAATGAAGAACCAAGTAAACTGGGATGTCTCACAAAATTATTTTTTTATGAATTGGATTTTCATACTTCCTATTATCTATCTAACTCAAATATTAATGCTCATTGGCGAAATACCGTTTAAATTTATCGGTTACATAGTTTTCTCAGAATTTATAGTTTTTACGCCAGCATTAACTTTTGCTACAGAAAGAAAATTGATATGA
- a CDS encoding BF3164 family lipoprotein has translation MMKQYYYKLIYFILLVLQISCQEKDPTKRFKISEAEMIDVSNKIIDLEIEQIIKRPHLEIQDDYLIVTDLSSLTDRGILLFNKNSLEFVSRTGILGEGPGEITRYGLLANSNKTNEFWMPDFSKLRIFNFKIDSAILDLDYKPSVSLPFNNENFLTRFEVISDSMAVGVALEVLDVNSARVRLGRYNLNTGKTSFFGYEHPKLKGQKTRGFFDYSHKNKMMALSYAFHDLITVFDQNGHLKFNILGEKEFDNENGKLGFFSQIKITQNYIIAAYRNKPRFRIDENKRPISNGSEILLFFNLDGELIKIYNVGFEIDYFSVDETNARIFISFLDRETPIGYFQYD, from the coding sequence ATGATGAAGCAATATTATTACAAATTAATCTATTTTATTCTACTTGTCTTACAAATTAGTTGTCAGGAGAAAGATCCAACAAAGAGATTCAAGATTTCAGAGGCAGAAATGATTGATGTGAGTAATAAAATCATTGATCTTGAAATTGAGCAAATCATCAAAAGACCACATTTAGAAATTCAAGATGATTATTTAATTGTTACTGATTTGTCCTCTCTCACTGATAGAGGGATACTTTTATTTAATAAAAACTCCTTAGAATTCGTTTCTAGAACTGGCATTCTTGGTGAAGGCCCAGGAGAAATCACTAGGTATGGACTTCTAGCTAATTCCAATAAAACCAATGAATTTTGGATGCCTGACTTTTCTAAACTCAGAATTTTCAATTTTAAAATTGATTCTGCTATCCTTGATTTAGATTATAAGCCCAGTGTCTCGTTACCATTTAATAATGAGAATTTTCTCACTAGATTTGAAGTTATTTCTGATAGTATGGCTGTTGGAGTAGCTTTGGAAGTATTAGATGTCAATTCTGCAAGAGTCAGATTAGGTAGATATAACTTAAACACAGGTAAAACATCATTTTTTGGATACGAGCATCCAAAATTAAAAGGGCAAAAAACAAGGGGCTTTTTTGATTATTCCCATAAAAATAAAATGATGGCATTGTCATACGCATTTCACGATCTAATTACGGTATTTGATCAAAATGGGCACTTGAAGTTTAATATATTGGGAGAAAAAGAATTTGATAATGAAAATGGAAAACTTGGTTTTTTTAGTCAAATAAAAATCACCCAAAACTATATAATAGCAGCCTATAGGAACAAACCAAGGTTTAGAATTGATGAAAACAAAAGGCCCATAAGCAATGGAAGTGAAATCCTCTTATTCTTCAATCTAGATGGTGAACTCATAAAAATTTATAATGTTGGTTTTGAGATAGATTATTTCAGCGTTGACGAAACCAATGCTAGGATATTCATTTCATTCCTTGATCGAGAAACCCCAATTGGATACTTTCAATATGATTAA
- the tnpC gene encoding IS66 family transposase: protein MGKNSVDYWYSWDYVLIFRKHFYSILDHRDTLIQELIKMNLQLMEQVKSLKSRVSDLENELARYRNPKNSRNSSVPPSKDENRPKKNQSLRQDTGRKTGGQPGHKGHTLEMTSSPDIIENHIPLFCTCCGGDLSAVPAELSSKRQVLDLPVIKVVCTEHRIFSKNCSCGEKISGSFPDNINAPIQYGSGVETIVGYLHARQYVPYRRMKELLRDCFGINLSEGSIDNIIGRFARKSAPIYAKIKTAVSKSPVIGADETGAKVDGNKQWVWTYQTEELTLLAISESRGLKAMNTHFPDGFGKAVLCHDAWRAYFNYSENLHQLCCAHLLRELNYIVERYKSKWADSLRALFREAISLKRKLKKLSDPENSRSIASIEEKMDNLLAQPVESKHKEAVSLQKRLLKYRKSLFTFLYHQKVPPDNNASERAIRNIKVKQKISGQFKSNNGAENFSVIRSVVDTLIKRSGNILENLNHIANLQPE from the coding sequence GTGGGGAAAAACAGCGTGGATTATTGGTATTCATGGGATTATGTGCTGATATTCAGGAAACATTTCTATAGTATATTGGACCACAGGGATACGCTTATTCAGGAACTGATCAAGATGAACCTCCAGCTTATGGAGCAGGTCAAGTCTTTAAAATCTAGGGTATCCGATTTGGAAAATGAGCTTGCCCGTTACCGTAATCCCAAAAACAGCCGCAACAGCTCGGTTCCCCCTTCAAAAGACGAGAACCGCCCCAAAAAAAATCAGAGTCTCCGTCAGGATACAGGGCGCAAAACCGGCGGTCAGCCTGGACACAAAGGCCATACCCTTGAAATGACATCCTCCCCGGACATAATAGAAAACCACATCCCTTTATTCTGTACCTGCTGTGGTGGTGATCTGTCGGCGGTTCCAGCAGAACTGTCCTCCAAAAGACAGGTCCTGGATCTTCCTGTGATTAAAGTGGTATGTACCGAGCATAGAATCTTTTCCAAAAACTGTTCCTGTGGAGAAAAGATCAGTGGGTCATTCCCTGACAATATCAATGCCCCCATACAGTACGGGAGCGGTGTTGAAACCATTGTCGGTTATCTGCATGCCAGACAGTATGTTCCCTATAGAAGGATGAAAGAACTTCTCAGGGACTGCTTCGGTATTAATCTCAGCGAGGGGAGTATCGATAACATTATCGGTAGGTTTGCCCGCAAGTCTGCACCAATATATGCAAAGATAAAGACGGCAGTCTCTAAAAGTCCTGTGATAGGAGCTGACGAGACTGGGGCTAAAGTGGATGGAAACAAACAGTGGGTCTGGACTTATCAGACCGAGGAACTCACCCTGTTAGCTATATCTGAATCACGTGGACTTAAGGCGATGAATACACATTTTCCCGATGGGTTCGGAAAGGCAGTATTGTGCCACGATGCATGGAGGGCATACTTCAACTATTCGGAAAACCTGCACCAGCTCTGTTGTGCACATCTGCTTAGGGAGCTCAACTACATTGTTGAACGCTATAAATCTAAATGGGCTGACAGCCTTAGGGCCCTGTTCAGGGAAGCTATCTCACTGAAGAGAAAACTCAAAAAACTATCAGATCCAGAGAATAGCAGGAGTATTGCTTCCATTGAAGAGAAGATGGATAACCTACTCGCCCAACCTGTAGAGTCAAAACATAAAGAAGCAGTATCCCTACAAAAAAGACTCCTGAAATACAGAAAGTCACTTTTTACTTTTCTCTATCACCAAAAAGTACCACCGGATAACAATGCCTCTGAAAGAGCCATACGCAACATCAAGGTGAAACAAAAAATATCAGGACAGTTCAAATCCAACAATGGAGCTGAAAACTTCAGTGTTATAAGATCCGTCGTGGATACCCTGATCAAACGTTCGGGAAATATCTTAGAAAATCTAAATCATATAGCTAATTTACAACCTGAGTAG
- a CDS encoding IS1595-like element ISBeba1 family transposase gives MTILQFNERYPDEASCIHFFKEQREREGIICKKCKSREHYWLNSLNMFQCKHCEFRTGLKNGTVMENSKLPLRIWLLAMTLVSATKKGFSCLELQRQMGHSRYETVFRLYHKLREAMGKRDSQYKLEDMVEYDEAFVSKATKSSERMKLKKGRGSQKQASVAVMAESSILEDLITGEKDKSCRYFKMVKIDNLKAKTAEKLIKGLIDKKAVVQTDESTTYSNLEDCIDVHVSELSSTKEGKFNLKWVHIAISNLKRDLQKYHMVSEKMLQNYLNEFCYKLNRRYFGEKLFDRLVIASICPYLYTSG, from the coding sequence ATGACTATCCTACAATTCAATGAAAGATATCCAGATGAGGCAAGTTGCATTCATTTCTTTAAGGAACAAAGAGAAAGGGAAGGCATTATTTGTAAGAAATGTAAGTCCAGAGAACACTACTGGCTTAATTCTCTCAATATGTTTCAATGTAAACATTGTGAATTTAGGACAGGCCTGAAGAATGGTACCGTTATGGAAAACAGCAAGTTGCCATTAAGGATCTGGTTGCTTGCAATGACACTTGTAAGTGCAACCAAGAAGGGGTTTAGCTGCCTGGAACTCCAGAGGCAGATGGGGCATAGTAGATACGAGACTGTTTTCAGGCTGTACCACAAGCTCCGAGAAGCAATGGGTAAACGTGATAGCCAATATAAACTAGAGGATATGGTTGAATATGATGAGGCTTTTGTAAGCAAGGCAACAAAATCTTCGGAAAGGATGAAGCTGAAGAAAGGACGCGGAAGTCAAAAACAAGCTTCCGTTGCTGTCATGGCTGAATCATCTATTCTTGAAGACTTAATTACCGGAGAAAAGGACAAAAGCTGCAGATATTTCAAGATGGTCAAAATAGATAACTTGAAGGCAAAAACAGCCGAAAAACTGATAAAAGGCCTGATTGACAAGAAAGCTGTGGTTCAGACTGATGAAAGTACGACTTATTCTAACCTAGAAGATTGTATCGATGTCCATGTAAGCGAACTATCCTCCACAAAAGAAGGTAAGTTCAATCTCAAATGGGTACATATAGCAATAAGTAACCTCAAAAGAGATCTGCAGAAGTACCATATGGTTTCAGAAAAGATGCTTCAAAACTATCTCAATGAATTCTGTTACAAACTAAACCGAAGATACTTTGGTGAAAAACTATTTGACAGATTGGTTATTGCAAGCATTTGCCCCTACTTGTATACAAGCGGATAA
- a CDS encoding GLPGLI family protein, producing the protein MSKILIILISFFASSELNQNYVSTHMVYYEVIFKSDSTNLDFVSSDLMVLFVGDKKSKFRNYYQMQRDSLVAAAKENGVANPGLILGQVNQIQKPKFKYTIVKDWKNKSYKYYDRIIPDNFVFEGTLVAEDWEILEEFDEYEGFKVQKAITTYGGRNFEAWFTTEIPINDGPYVFGNLPGLIVKLNDTKNHYSFNMVGISKMEESLDHNMNPVPIKTTRNKYFQLEADFNTNIFERLARAGITMTDPNQAKEVQNRYDQKNNPLEIQILRDSK; encoded by the coding sequence ATGTCAAAAATTTTAATTATCCTAATTTCATTTTTCGCTTCTTCTGAATTAAACCAGAACTATGTATCAACTCATATGGTTTATTATGAAGTCATATTTAAATCTGATTCTACAAATTTAGATTTCGTCTCAAGTGACTTAATGGTACTTTTTGTTGGAGATAAAAAGTCTAAATTTAGGAATTACTATCAAATGCAGAGAGATTCACTGGTAGCTGCTGCTAAAGAAAATGGCGTTGCCAATCCAGGTCTCATTCTTGGTCAAGTCAATCAAATACAAAAGCCTAAGTTTAAATACACAATAGTTAAAGATTGGAAGAACAAATCCTACAAATATTACGATCGAATAATACCAGATAATTTTGTTTTTGAAGGAACATTAGTCGCAGAAGATTGGGAAATTCTGGAAGAATTTGATGAATATGAGGGTTTCAAAGTGCAGAAAGCTATTACAACTTATGGAGGAAGGAATTTTGAGGCTTGGTTTACAACAGAAATCCCAATAAACGATGGCCCTTATGTTTTTGGGAATCTCCCTGGATTAATTGTAAAATTAAATGATACTAAAAATCACTATAGTTTTAATATGGTGGGTATTTCAAAAATGGAAGAAAGTTTAGATCACAATATGAATCCTGTTCCAATTAAAACTACTCGAAATAAGTATTTCCAATTAGAAGCTGATTTTAACACAAATATTTTTGAAAGGTTAGCTAGAGCTGGAATTACCATGACCGATCCAAATCAGGCTAAAGAAGTTCAAAATCGATATGATCAAAAGAATAATCCATTAGAAATTCAAATATTAAGAGATTCTAAATGA
- a CDS encoding ArsC/Spx/MgsR family protein, producing the protein MKKTFDFLESEGIEYEFVDYKKQAPSAALLVKFADKVGFESLINKRGTTYRKLDDADKEKLESEKSALAVLAEKSSMIKRPL; encoded by the coding sequence ATGAAAAAGACCTTTGATTTTTTGGAATCAGAGGGCATTGAATACGAATTTGTGGATTATAAAAAGCAAGCGCCAAGTGCAGCTTTATTGGTGAAGTTCGCAGACAAAGTGGGTTTTGAGTCCTTGATTAATAAACGCGGAACAACTTATAGAAAACTGGATGATGCAGACAAGGAAAAGTTGGAATCAGAAAAATCAGCTTTGGCTGTATTAGCAGAAAAAAGCTCCATGATCAAAAGGCCATTATAG
- the hemL gene encoding glutamate-1-semialdehyde 2,1-aminomutase — protein sequence MQINKSKALFEKAQNYIPGGVNSPVRAFRAVGGNPIFIEKADGAHIFDADGNSYFELINSWGPMILGHNHPMIKEAVIKAMENGTSFGAPTAREVEIAELITKMVPSVEKVRMVNSGTEATMSAIRVARGFTGKDKFIKMEGHYHGHGDSFLIAAGSGAMTMGNPDSPGVTKGTAKDTLIAPYNDLEAIEELIKVNKNEIAALILEPVPGNMGLVTPKPGYLEGLRKICDKEGIILIFDEVMTGFRLAKGGAQELFGVTPDMTTLGKIIGGGMPVGAYGGKKEIMEFVSPAGPVYQAGTLSGNPIAMAAGLTMLQYLDTHDEVYTRLNQIGDKLVSGIKTSLEKLGLNYTVNHLGSMYSLFFTDKEIFDFASAKQADTALFGKYFQAMLHRGVYLAPSQFESLFLSTALTDEYISQIVQANEASLKEILSL from the coding sequence ATGCAGATTAATAAAAGTAAAGCCTTATTTGAAAAGGCTCAAAATTATATTCCAGGAGGTGTGAATTCACCGGTTAGGGCATTTAGAGCAGTAGGAGGGAACCCTATTTTTATAGAAAAAGCAGATGGCGCCCATATCTTTGACGCAGATGGCAATAGTTACTTCGAGCTGATCAACAGCTGGGGACCAATGATACTTGGTCACAATCACCCAATGATCAAAGAAGCTGTCATCAAAGCGATGGAAAATGGAACATCTTTCGGTGCGCCAACAGCGAGGGAAGTGGAAATTGCCGAATTGATCACCAAGATGGTCCCCTCTGTAGAGAAGGTCAGAATGGTCAACTCGGGAACAGAAGCAACCATGTCTGCCATCAGAGTGGCAAGAGGATTCACCGGTAAGGATAAGTTCATCAAAATGGAAGGACACTACCATGGACATGGAGACTCCTTCTTAATCGCTGCAGGTTCTGGTGCCATGACCATGGGCAATCCCGATTCACCAGGGGTCACCAAAGGAACAGCCAAAGACACATTAATTGCTCCATACAATGATTTGGAAGCGATTGAGGAATTGATAAAAGTAAACAAAAACGAAATAGCTGCCTTGATTTTAGAGCCTGTTCCGGGCAACATGGGTTTGGTAACTCCGAAACCGGGTTACTTAGAAGGTTTGAGAAAAATCTGTGACAAAGAAGGAATCATATTGATCTTCGATGAGGTAATGACAGGCTTCCGCTTGGCAAAAGGTGGAGCGCAAGAACTCTTTGGCGTAACTCCAGACATGACGACACTAGGTAAAATTATCGGTGGAGGAATGCCTGTTGGGGCCTACGGTGGCAAGAAAGAAATCATGGAGTTTGTATCCCCAGCTGGTCCCGTTTATCAGGCTGGAACTTTGTCAGGTAATCCAATCGCCATGGCTGCGGGTCTTACGATGCTACAATATTTAGATACACACGATGAAGTTTACACAAGGTTGAACCAAATAGGAGATAAATTGGTCAGTGGAATCAAAACCTCTTTAGAGAAATTAGGTCTCAATTATACAGTCAATCATTTAGGTAGCATGTATAGTTTATTCTTTACGGATAAAGAGATCTTTGATTTTGCTTCTGCAAAACAGGCTGATACAGCGCTTTTTGGAAAATACTTCCAAGCCATGCTGCACAGAGGGGTGTATTTAGCACCTTCACAATTCGAAAGTTTATTCCTCTCCACAGCACTGACAGACGAATACATCTCCCAGATCGTACAAGCCAATGAAGCCTCTTTAAAAGAGATTTTGAGTTTGTGA